ATTTCTTATTTTTAAATTCAACGGAAAAAGGAGAGCAAATAGTGATTACTATTCGAGATGTATCTGAATTTGCGGGCGTTTCTCCAGCAACCGTTTCTCGCGTTATCAATGGCACCACACGTGTGAGCCATCAAAAGAAATTGAAAGTGGAAAATGCCATTGCGCAGCTTGGCTATCGCCCTAACACGATTGCCAAAGCACTGGCATCGAGCAAGACGGGCAGCATTGGCATCGTCGTCCCTGAGGTTGGTAGCTCGTTCTATTCAGGTATTCTGCAGTGCATCGAAGAGCAACTACGTAAGGTTGGTTATCATATTATTGTCACCACGGGTTCCGAGTTTGGTGGCGAACAGCGTGATGCGATTGAATTTCTACTCGGTCGCCGTGTGGATGCTTTGGTGCTGCATACTCAAGAAGTCAGCGACGATTATCTCATCCAACTCAGTGAGCAGGGTATTCCACTAGTACTGCTCAACCGAACCATTCCTGAAATTGAAGATTGCTGCATCGATATCGATAACGAAGCCGGTGGCCGTCGTGCTACCAAGTTTTTGCTCGATAACGGCCATACATCAATTGCATGCATTACAGGCCCTCTTTCCAAAGCGGACGCTCGTGGGCGTCTGCAGGGCTATCGTCACGCTTTAGAAGAAGCGGGCATTCCTTACCGTGATTCACTGGTGATTGAAGCGGGTTTCACCGAAGAAACTGGCGCAACAGCGGTGCAGAAATTGATGAAACGCAACGTGCAGTTTTCAGCCATTTTCGCTTGTAACGATCACATGGCATTTGGCGTATTTGAAGCTTTGAGCCAGCAGGGTGTGGGTGTACCAGAGCACTGTTCTTTGGTGGGTTTTGATAACGTGATTTTCGCACGTTACATCACCCCTGCGCTAACCACCATAGATTTCCCTATTGAGCAAATGAGCATGGAAGCGGTTGAGCTTCTGGTTCACAAGCTGAATAAGAAAAAAACGGACGTCAATTTTAAATTGACGCCGTCACTAGTCATTCGTAATTCCGTCAAAAACGTAATGAACTCACTATAACGACAAGGACATCTACCATGAACCTTAAAAAGATCACCCTATCTACCGCAGTAGCGCTTGGCCTCTCAGGTGCTGCAGTGGCTGCAGATGCAGATATTCGCTTCGATGGTTTTCCTGATTTTGACAGCAGCTTAAAAGTCATCTTGCCTGATTTTGAAAAGAAAACAGGCATCAAGGTTGACTACCTCATGAATAACCACGGTGACCACCACACCAAACTGACAACTAACCTGGCCACAGGCTCAGGTGCGGGTGACGTTATCGTTGTTGACGTTGAAAAAATTGGTCCATTCGTTGCTTCAGGTGGTCTAGTTAACCTGTCTGAAAAATACGGCGCTGATAAATACGCAGACGACTTTGCTCAATACGCATGGGCGCAAGGTAAAGGCGGTGATGGCGACGTTTACGGCATCCCGGTCGACCTAGGCCCAGGTGTGATGTACTACCGCACCGATATCTTTGAAAAAGCTGGTATTGACGTTAACGAAGCGATCAAAGACTGGGATTCTTACATTGCAGCGGGCGAAAAGCTGAAAGCGCAAAATGTTCAGTTGATTGCGTCAGCAGCGGACGTGGCGCAAGCCATCATTTACACCACTGTGCCTGAAGGTGAAGGTCTTTACTTTGATAAAGACGGCAACCCAGTGGTGACTTCAGAGCGTTTTGTTCATGCATTTGAAGTGGCAAAGAAAATTCGTGATAAGGGCCTAGATGGCCGTATCACAGCTTGGACGAATGAGTGGTATGAAGGTTTCCGTACCGGCACGCTAGCAACTCAGTTATCTGGTGCTTGGCTACTGGGTCACCTAAATAACTGGATTGCTCCAGATACGAAAGGTAAGTGGGCGGTATCGAACTTGCCTGATGGTATCTACGGCAGCTGGGGTGGCTCTTTCCTGTCTATCCCAACTCAGTCTAAGAAACAAGATGAAGCGTGGCAGCTGATTGAATACTTCACAACAGACCGTGCGGTACAGCTAAAACACTTTGAAACGATTGCAGCGTTCCCAGCGAACTCAACAACTTATGATGACGCACTGTTTGACCAAGAGATTGAATTCCTTGGCGGTCAAAAAGCTCGTCTGCTATTTGCTGAAGTGGCGAAAAACATCAAGCCAGTTCAACCGGGTAAAGGCGACCACGTCGCTCGCTCAATCATTCTAGAAAATGCACTGATGGAAGTGCTAGACCAAGACAAAGACATCAAATCTGCACTGAAAGATGCAGAGCGTCTAATCAAGCGTCGTACACGTAACATGTAAGTGTTGTGGGAGGTGCGAGCTTGCCGCACCTCCCAATTATAGGGGTGTTTATTATGGATAACGTAGCAGCACAAGCGCCGGAACAACGCAAAGGCCTTTTTTCTTTGCCGATTATGAAAGCGCTTACACCGTATGGATTTTTGCTACCGTTTTTGGTGATTTTTTCGGTATTTGGGATTTTCCCGTTACTGTTTTCGGTATTTTTGTCGTTTCATGAGTGGAACCCAGTTGAAGGTCTAGGAGCGATGAGCTTCGTTGGGCTGGAAAACTACAACATTGCGCTAACTGACCCTTGGTTGTGGCGCTCGTTGAAAAACACATTTTGGCTAGCGATCACCTCGGGTGTGGCGCAGCATTTAGTTGCGATTCCAGTGGCTTATATCTTGGTATCCCTTGGGGATCGCCTGCGCCATTGGCTAACGTCGGCCTACTTTCTACCGTTTATTACATCAACGGTGGCAGCGTCGCTTATCTTCTTCAATATGTATTCGCCTAACTCGGGCATTATTAACCAAACTTTGATAGCGCTTTCAGATGCGCCACTGATTGGTTGGATGTTTGAGTGGGTTAATCAGTACCAGCCGATCCGCTGGTTGGATGACGCTGACTTCATCAAGCCTTCTATCGCCATCATGGTGTTCTGGAAGTACACAGGTTTCAATATCGTGTTGTACACCACAGGTTTGATGACCATTCCTAAAGATATCTTGGAAGCGGCACGCATGGATGGTGCAAACGCATGGCACCGCTTCTGGCACGTATCACTGCCGATGATCCGTCCATTCATTTTCTTTGCAGTCACCATGACCATCATCGGTAACTTGCAGTTGTTCGAAGAACCGTTTGTATTGACCCGTGGTACGGGTGGTAGCGGCCAATCGGGTCTGACTATCTCTATGTACCTCTACAAAGTGGGTTGGGAGTGGTTAGAAATGGGCACGGCGTCAGCAATCTCTTGGCTATTGTTTGCATTGATTGCCACGTGTTCAGCGATTCAGTTCTTATTCTTCGGTAAGAAAGGTCTAGGGGAGCAGTAATTATGACCATTTCACAACTTAGACCTTCAGATAATGCTATGCGCTTGCTGACAAAAGTGCTGGCGGTTGCTTTGGGTGTCGTGCTGGTGGTTTCAGCACTGATCACGATATTTCCATTCTTCTGGTCGGCACTATTGTCGACCAAAGATCGCACCGAAATTTTTGGTACAGGTATCAGCTTTGCTATTGGCGACAGTCTAGCCATTAACTATGCGAAGCTGTTGGAAATCATGCCATTTTGGCAGGCGATGTTTAACTCCATCTATATCGCATTCTTAGGTACGACCGTGTCATTGCTGTTTTGTAGCATGGGTGGATATGCGTTTGCGGTTTACAAATTCCGTGGCAAAAACGTGCTGTTTGCCATGCTTGTGGGCTCGATGATGATCCCGCCGGTATTGAGCCTGATCCCATACTTCATGATCGTTAAGTTCTTAGGCTTAATGGATAACCACTTGGCAGTATGGCTACCGTTTACAACCACGCCGTTTGGCATCTTCTTGATGCGCCAACACGTGGTGGCGTCAGTGCCAAAAGAGTTGTTGGAAGCGGCAAAACTGGACGGTGCAGGTGAGTTCCGTACCTACTGGAGTGTCGTTCTGCCGCTAATGAAACCGGCGTTGGCGACTCTGGCTATCGTGCAATTCGTCTTCTTCTGGAACAGCTTTATGAACCCATTGGTGGTACTGACCACACCAGAAAATTACGTAATCACCCAGGCACTACGAAGTGTGCAAGGTATTCCAAATACGCCGTGGGGCGCTGTGATGCTGGGGACCACGATTTCGATTCTTCCACTCGTGACCGCTTACCTGTTTGCATCAAAACAGATGATCAGCGGCCTAACATCGGGTGCAGTAAAAGGTTAATTGCGTGGGCAGCTTTGCCCACGCCAATCAAGGAATTAAACCGTGCGGCATCGCTGCACAGGGGAATAAAAAATGGCAAAAGTAGAATTTCGTAATATCAAAAAATCTTTTGGTGACGTAGATGTTGTGAAGCAGTTTGACTTCACAGTGGATGATGGTGAATTCGTGGTTTTTCTAGGTCCATCGGGTTGCGGAAAATCGACCACACTGCGCATGCTGGCAGGTTTAGAAACCATCTCATCGGGTGACGTATTTGTGGGCGAAAAGCGCATGAATGATGTGGATGCTAAAGATCGCGACTTGGCGATGGTGTTCCAGAGTTACGCTCTATACCCA
This portion of the Vibrio sp. SCSIO 43136 genome encodes:
- a CDS encoding LacI family DNA-binding transcriptional regulator is translated as MITIRDVSEFAGVSPATVSRVINGTTRVSHQKKLKVENAIAQLGYRPNTIAKALASSKTGSIGIVVPEVGSSFYSGILQCIEEQLRKVGYHIIVTTGSEFGGEQRDAIEFLLGRRVDALVLHTQEVSDDYLIQLSEQGIPLVLLNRTIPEIEDCCIDIDNEAGGRRATKFLLDNGHTSIACITGPLSKADARGRLQGYRHALEEAGIPYRDSLVIEAGFTEETGATAVQKLMKRNVQFSAIFACNDHMAFGVFEALSQQGVGVPEHCSLVGFDNVIFARYITPALTTIDFPIEQMSMEAVELLVHKLNKKKTDVNFKLTPSLVIRNSVKNVMNSL
- a CDS encoding carbohydrate ABC transporter permease; this translates as MTISQLRPSDNAMRLLTKVLAVALGVVLVVSALITIFPFFWSALLSTKDRTEIFGTGISFAIGDSLAINYAKLLEIMPFWQAMFNSIYIAFLGTTVSLLFCSMGGYAFAVYKFRGKNVLFAMLVGSMMIPPVLSLIPYFMIVKFLGLMDNHLAVWLPFTTTPFGIFLMRQHVVASVPKELLEAAKLDGAGEFRTYWSVVLPLMKPALATLAIVQFVFFWNSFMNPLVVLTTPENYVITQALRSVQGIPNTPWGAVMLGTTISILPLVTAYLFASKQMISGLTSGAVKG
- a CDS encoding sugar ABC transporter permease, whose product is MDNVAAQAPEQRKGLFSLPIMKALTPYGFLLPFLVIFSVFGIFPLLFSVFLSFHEWNPVEGLGAMSFVGLENYNIALTDPWLWRSLKNTFWLAITSGVAQHLVAIPVAYILVSLGDRLRHWLTSAYFLPFITSTVAASLIFFNMYSPNSGIINQTLIALSDAPLIGWMFEWVNQYQPIRWLDDADFIKPSIAIMVFWKYTGFNIVLYTTGLMTIPKDILEAARMDGANAWHRFWHVSLPMIRPFIFFAVTMTIIGNLQLFEEPFVLTRGTGGSGQSGLTISMYLYKVGWEWLEMGTASAISWLLFALIATCSAIQFLFFGKKGLGEQ
- a CDS encoding extracellular solute-binding protein: MNLKKITLSTAVALGLSGAAVAADADIRFDGFPDFDSSLKVILPDFEKKTGIKVDYLMNNHGDHHTKLTTNLATGSGAGDVIVVDVEKIGPFVASGGLVNLSEKYGADKYADDFAQYAWAQGKGGDGDVYGIPVDLGPGVMYYRTDIFEKAGIDVNEAIKDWDSYIAAGEKLKAQNVQLIASAADVAQAIIYTTVPEGEGLYFDKDGNPVVTSERFVHAFEVAKKIRDKGLDGRITAWTNEWYEGFRTGTLATQLSGAWLLGHLNNWIAPDTKGKWAVSNLPDGIYGSWGGSFLSIPTQSKKQDEAWQLIEYFTTDRAVQLKHFETIAAFPANSTTYDDALFDQEIEFLGGQKARLLFAEVAKNIKPVQPGKGDHVARSIILENALMEVLDQDKDIKSALKDAERLIKRRTRNM